A single Epinephelus lanceolatus isolate andai-2023 chromosome 22, ASM4190304v1, whole genome shotgun sequence DNA region contains:
- the tmem256 gene encoding transmembrane protein 256 produces MNASGIVRRLAALSGASAVGLGAYGAHGFKNKDPDDYQVVLFETANKYHFYHSLALLGAAHCGKPAVAGTLLVAGMGMFCGSLYHQALTGDPGLRKVAPMGGVAMIVGWLSMIL; encoded by the exons ATGAACGCTTCAGGTATCGTCCGAAGGTTAGCAGCTCTATCAGGAGCTTCGGCGGTGGGACTAGGGGCATACGGAGCTCACG GTTTCAAAAACAAAGACCCTGATGACTACCAGGTCGTG CTATTTGAAACTGCCAACAAGTACCATTTCTACCACAGCCTGGCCCTGCTGGGTGCTGCCCACTGTGGCAAACCTGCTGTG GCTGGTACCCTCTTGGTAGCGGGCATGGGGATGTTCTGTGGCTCTCTGTACCACCAGGCCCTGACAGGGGACCCCGGTCTACGCAAGGTGGCTCCCATGGGAGGTGTAGCTATGATCGTTGGCTGGCTGTCCATGATCCTCTGA